The following is a genomic window from Sulfitobacter pontiacus.
TGGTTGACCTGATTTCGTTGCAACGCAAGGCGGGCAAGGCCGTTGCGGGCTACGAAAAAGTCAAAGGTTGGCTGCAAATGGAAGAAGCCGAAGTGTTGATCCAGGCAGTAGATGGATCGGGCCGCGGCAAATCGAAACTAAGCACGCCGCATTACGGCCATTACATTGGCTGGCTGACGGCAGACGAATTGGGTTTGGCTTTCGGACGCCAAACTGTGATACATGGGGCGCTCGCCTCTGGTGGTCTTACCTCTCGTGTTGTAGAGGAGGCTCAGCGGTTAAAAGGCGTGCGCATAAACGAGGGTGGCAACGGTCACCCGAAAGGATAGACGAGCTTCATGAGCGATAGTGACGGCAAAAAGACATTGGGCCTGCGGGGAGCGTCTTCGCGTCCCGGCAACGTAAAGCAAAGCTTTAGCCACGGGCGGACGAAAAACGTCGTGGTCGAGACCAAGCGCAAGCGCGTTGTGGTGCCCAAACCTGCTGGCGCAAAAGCCGGCGGCGGTAGTAATCCATCGCTCGGGGATCCCTCCAAGCGTCCGGCAGGGATCACCGATTCCGAAATGGAACGCCGGCTGAAGGCGGTTCAGGCTGCCCGCGCCCGCGAGGCGGAAGAAGCCGAAGCACGCGCAGCCGAGGAAAAGGCCCGCGCGGAAGACCGCGAGCGTCGTCGTGCCGAGATCGAGGCGAAAGAAGCCGAAGAGCGTGAGCGCGAGGAAAGCCTGAAGGCGAAAGCCGAAGAGGACGAGCGCCGCAAGAAAGAAGCGGAAGCCGCAGCAGCCGCTGCCGCAGCCCCCGCAGCGGCCCCTGCCGCGCCGCGTTCGCCGAACATCAAATCCGGCGCACCGACCCCTGCGGCCCGCAAGAAAGAAGGCGACCGCGAAGAAACCAACAAGCGCAACAAGGGTGGCGACGATAGCCGTCGTTCCGGCAAACTGACGCTGAACCAGGCTTTGTCCGGTGGCGAAGGTGGCCGTCAACGGTCCATGGCGCAGATGAAACGCAAGCAGGAACGCCAGCGCCAGAAGGCAATGGGCGGTTCGGTCGAGCGTGAAAAGGTCGTGCGCAACGTCAACCTGCCTCCGGCGATCGTGGTTTCCGAACTGGCGAACCGGATGGCTGAACGCGTTGGCGCTGTCGTCAAAGCATTGATGACAAACGGCATGATGGTCACGCAGAACGAAACCATCGACGCTGACACAGCCGAGCTGATCATCGAGGAATTCGGCCACAAAGTGGTGCGCGTTTCCGACGCTGACGTTGAAGACGTGATCAAGGAAGCCGAAGACGATCCGAAAGATCTGGTCTCGCGTCCCCCGGTCATCACGATCATGGGCCACGTTGACCACGGTAAGACATCGCTGCTTGACGCGATCCGCAAAGCCAAGGTTCAGTCCGGCGAAGCGGGCGGTATCACGCAGCACATCGGTGCCTATCAGGTCACAACCGACAACGGTCAGGTTCTGAGCTTCCTCGATACACCGGGCCACGCGGCCTTTACCTCGATGCGGTCGCGCGGTGCGCAGGTCACCGACATCGTTGTTCTGGTGGTCGCGGCGGATGATGCTGTGATGCCTCAGACGATCGAAGCGATTAACCACGCGAAAGCGGCCAAGGTGCCAATGATCGTGGCGATCAACAAGATCGACAAATACGAAGCCAACCCTGACAAAGTCCGTACAGACCTGCTGCAGCACGAGGTCATCGTTGAAAAGATGTCCGGTGAAACACAGGACGTCGAAGTATCGGCCACCACGGGTCAAGGTCTGGACGAACTGCTGGAAGCCATCGCGCTGCAAGCGGAACTGCTGGAACTGAAAGCGAACCCGAACCGCGCCGCGGTCGGTGCCGTGATCGAAGCGCAGCTTGACGTGGGCCGCGGCCCCGTTGCGACTGTTCTTGTTCAGAACGGTACGCTGCGTCAGGGCGACATCTTTGTTGTGGGCGAGCAGTACGGTAAGGTCCGTGCGCTGATCAACGATCAGGGCGAGCGCGTGAAAGAAGCAGGCCCATCCGTGCCGGTAGAGGTGCTTGGCCTGAACGGGACACCGGGTGCGGGCGACGTTCTGAACGTTACCGACACCGAAGCGCAGGCGCGCGAGATTGCGGAATACCGCGAAAAAGCCGCCAAAGACAAACGCGCTGCGGCTGGTGCTGCGACGACGCTGGAACAGCTGATGGCGAACGCCAAGGTGAACGAAACCATTAGCGAGCTGCCTTTGTTGATCAAAGCAGACGTTCAGGGTTCTGCCGAAGCGATCGTTCAAGCGATGGAGAAAATCGGCAACGACGAAGTCCGCGTGCGCGTCCTTCACTCGGGCGTAGGTGCGATCACCGACACCGACGTTGGTCTTGCCGAAGCCTCCAACGCGCCGATCATCGGTTTCAACGTCCGTGCAAACGCCTCGGCCCGTGCCTCGGCCAACCAGAAGGGTGTCGAGATCCGGTATTACTCGGTCATCTATGACATGGTTGATGATGTGAAAGCTGCGGCAAGTGGCCTGCTGAGCAACGAGATCCGCGAACACTTCATCGGCTATGCGTCGATCAAAGAGGTGTTCAAAGTGACCGGCGTTGGCAAGGTTGCCGGCTGTCTGGTGACCGAAGGCAAAGCAAGCCGCGCCGCTGGTGTGCGCCTGCTGCGCGACGATGTCGTGATCCACGAAGGCACGCTGAAAACGCTCAAGCGCTTCAAGGACGAAGTTGCCGAAGTACCGTCAGGCCAGGAATGTGGTATGGCGTTCGAGAACTACGAAGACATCCGTCCGGGCGACGTTATCGAAATCTTCACACGTGAAGAAGTCGTGCGCACGCTGGACTAAGTTACACTTCGTCCGATATCTGATGATCAGAAGCCCGGTTAAATGTCCGGGCTTCTGTCGTTTCAAAGACCCGTTTATCTTCGTTAAAGCTCAGCCGGTCGACACAGACCTGATCGTCCGAGATCTTCACAAGGTTGAAATCATTCGGCTCTCCGCGCACGCGCGACGACAGGCTGGTCCCCGCATGCAACTGGATCGCTGTGGTGCCGCCGGATTCGACGGTAAAATTCTCTGCGTGCCACGTGTGAAGGTGCCCCGACAGGATCAGGTTCGCCCCGCAAGACAGCAGCTTTTCCAGCGCGATTTCCGCACCGGGTATGGGCTTTTTCTTGGTATGATTGGGATGCTCTAGCGGGTGATGTACCACTAACACGCGGGCTTTGCGCGCGGCGGTGTCGTCCATCGCCTTGCAGGCATGCGCGATACGCCCTGCCGTGAGCTTCCCCGTCTGCCACGAAAAGCGATCGACCGAGTTGATGCCGATGACGACCATATCGTTATCTTCATACCGCGGCGTCAGATCGGCGTTGATCCATTTGCGATACCTGCGCCATGGCATGAAAAACCGCTGAAACGGGCGGTCAAGCAGGACATCGTGGTTCCCCGGCACACCCAAGACAGGCGCGTTGATCCGCTGGATAAAATTATGCGCTTCCTCGAACTGGCTCCGCCGCGCGCGCTGCGTGAAATCGCCGGATATGGCGACGATATCGGGGTTCAGTTCGTTCACACAAGAGAGCAGCGGTTCCAGCAGGTCGGGGCGATCCTTGCCAAAGTGTAAATCTGAGAGATGCACCAATGTGCTCATCTGACGGCCTCGTTGAATTCGGCAGGAACGATCAGCTGCAGGGCCTCGCGCTGCATGTGCAGTTTGAACGGGCCTTTCATGCGGCTTAGCTCTCCGTCGCGGGCGACAGGGCGTGATTTATGCGGCATCTCAAGCGTGATCTCGTTCCCGCAGTGCATTTGATAGTCGGTTTCACGTTTCGCGACCCCAAGGGCCAGCGCGGCGGCGTGTTTGAACAGCCCCCAGCGGTTGGTATCGGGGGCAACCAGCAGCACCATGCCGCCCTTGGCGATACAGTCTTCGCCGCTCAGCCCCATTTGGTTCAGCTGAAAGGCGTTGCTGATCGCAAAGACCAGCGGTGTCCTATGTTTAAAGGATTTGCCATCAATCGTCACCGTCAGCCTGAGCGGCGCGCGGAGTGTTGCCAGCGCTTTGACCACCGACCAATAGGCCGCGACACGGCTGCGGCCCCAGCGGTCATAGATGCCTTCGCGGGTTTTCAGAATGGCGGCATAGGCCCCGATGCTGGCGTTGTTCAGAAACGCGTTGCCATTGATCTTGGCGATGTCCGTGGGGCGCAGAACGCCCTTGGCGATGACATCCACGGCTTCGTCAACCGTTTCGGGCAGGTTCAGCGAACGGGCGAAATAGTTAAAGGTGCCTGCGGGGATAATCCCCATCTGGTTGGGCACATGCGCCAGCCCCGAGGCGACGCCGCTGATCGTTCCGTCGCCGCCTGACGCGACGATGGTGGCCTCGGGGTTCGCCTCGGCAGTGGATTGCGCCACCTCCCCCAAATCCGCGCCATTGGGCGAGAATTCAACGAAGCTGACGGGAATGTCGTGGTGTTGAAACCTGTCTGAAATCCGGGACTTACGCTCTGTCCCGTCTTGGCGGCCGGAGCCTTTGTTCAGAATAACGATAACACGTTGAGGCTTCATGATTGATCCATCCTTGATGACCTAAGCAAACGCTTGGGGCAGGGGGATGGTTCAGATGTTTTGTGTGTGCCTGATCAGTTCCGGCGCTGGATTGGCTTGCCGGTATAGATCGCGTCATCAACCTTAACCGATACGCGGCCGTCGGGCATGTCGCGGACGAAAATACCCTGGACGGATACGGTGGAACCGATGGTGATTGTGCGAAGCATTGCTTCCTCCCAGAAGAACCTGAAGTTGCATCTTTATAAGCGACAATTTGCCTAAGTCTAGCAACAAAAAAGTCAAGGAAGCAGTATTCACGCGCGTAAAGAAACAGCTGCGAGGTCGCGCTGGCCCTAAAGCCAGTCGCGCAGGATCGGAATCAGGGGAATGTCCGCTGGGGGCATTGGATAATCTTTCAGCGCATTGGCACGGACCCATTTCAGGGTCTGCCCCTCGCGCGCTTGCGGTGTGCCATTCCATTTGCGGCAGGCAAACAGCGGCATCAGCAGGTGGAAATCATCGTAGGCATGGCTGGCAAAGGTCAGCGGGGCAAGGCAGGACGCCCATGTGTCGATGCCCAGTTCTTCTTGCAGCTCGCGGATCAGGGCGGCTTCGGGGGTTTCGCCGGCTTCGACCTTGCCGCCCGGAAACTCCCACAAACCGGCCATGGATTTGCCGGGCGGGCGCTGTGCCAAAAGCACGCGCCCGTCCACGTCGATCAGGGCTACCGCCGAGACAAGGATAACCTTCACGAACGATAGTCCGCGTTGATCTCGATATAGCCGTGGGTCAGGTCGCAGGTCCAAACCGTTGCTTTGCCGTCGCCAAGGCCCAGATCAACGCCGATGGTGATGTTCTGGCCCTTCATATGCGCCGCCGCTGCCTCTTCCGAGTAGTCGGGGCTGCGCCAGCCGTCTTTGGCTACCTCGATATCGCCAAAGCGGATCGACAGGCGATCCCGATCAGCAGCGGCCCCGGATTTACCGACGGCCATCACCACGCGGCCCCAGTTCGGGTCCTCGCCCGCGATGGCGGTCTTGATCAGGGGGGAATTCGCGATTGCCATGCCGTGGGTCTTGGCATCATCATCCGTAGCGGCACCGGTCACGGCGATCTCGACGAATTTGGTCGCCCCTTCGCCGTCTTGCACAACCTGATGCGCGAGGTTCAGCATGACGCCGTGCAGCGCTTCCGAGAACGCATCGCTTTCGCTGGCATCCACGCCCGACGCGCCAGTTGCGGCCAGGATCAAACTGTCGGAGGTCGATGTGTCGCTATCCACCGTGATGCAGTTAAAGGTGCTATCGGTATGGGTCGACAGCATCTTTTGCAGCGCCGGTTGGCTCACAACCGCATCGGTGAAGATATAGACCAGCATCGTCGCCATATCTGGCGCGATCATGCCCGATCCCTTCGCAATCCCCGCGATAGAGACTGTTTTACCGTCAATCTCGACCTCGGCACGGGCCCCTTTGGGGAAGGTGTCGGTGGTCATGATCGCCTTGGCCGCATCGGAAATGCCCTTGTCGGACAACGCGCC
Proteins encoded in this region:
- a CDS encoding RNA-binding protein; the encoded protein is MTRGGVSKDRQDGPERKCIATGEAQPKNGLIRFVIGPDMHVFPDIMGKLPGRGMYVSADRAALEKAAKKGLFARSAKQPVKVADDLVDEVEKQLVRRVVDLISLQRKAGKAVAGYEKVKGWLQMEEAEVLIQAVDGSGRGKSKLSTPHYGHYIGWLTADELGLAFGRQTVIHGALASGGLTSRVVEEAQRLKGVRINEGGNGHPKG
- the infB gene encoding translation initiation factor IF-2; translated protein: MSDSDGKKTLGLRGASSRPGNVKQSFSHGRTKNVVVETKRKRVVVPKPAGAKAGGGSNPSLGDPSKRPAGITDSEMERRLKAVQAARAREAEEAEARAAEEKARAEDRERRRAEIEAKEAEEREREESLKAKAEEDERRKKEAEAAAAAAAAPAAAPAAPRSPNIKSGAPTPAARKKEGDREETNKRNKGGDDSRRSGKLTLNQALSGGEGGRQRSMAQMKRKQERQRQKAMGGSVEREKVVRNVNLPPAIVVSELANRMAERVGAVVKALMTNGMMVTQNETIDADTAELIIEEFGHKVVRVSDADVEDVIKEAEDDPKDLVSRPPVITIMGHVDHGKTSLLDAIRKAKVQSGEAGGITQHIGAYQVTTDNGQVLSFLDTPGHAAFTSMRSRGAQVTDIVVLVVAADDAVMPQTIEAINHAKAAKVPMIVAINKIDKYEANPDKVRTDLLQHEVIVEKMSGETQDVEVSATTGQGLDELLEAIALQAELLELKANPNRAAVGAVIEAQLDVGRGPVATVLVQNGTLRQGDIFVVGEQYGKVRALINDQGERVKEAGPSVPVEVLGLNGTPGAGDVLNVTDTEAQAREIAEYREKAAKDKRAAAGAATTLEQLMANAKVNETISELPLLIKADVQGSAEAIVQAMEKIGNDEVRVRVLHSGVGAITDTDVGLAEASNAPIIGFNVRANASARASANQKGVEIRYYSVIYDMVDDVKAAASGLLSNEIREHFIGYASIKEVFKVTGVGKVAGCLVTEGKASRAAGVRLLRDDVVIHEGTLKTLKRFKDEVAEVPSGQECGMAFENYEDIRPGDVIEIFTREEVVRTLD
- a CDS encoding metallophosphoesterase, encoding MSTLVHLSDLHFGKDRPDLLEPLLSCVNELNPDIVAISGDFTQRARRSQFEEAHNFIQRINAPVLGVPGNHDVLLDRPFQRFFMPWRRYRKWINADLTPRYEDNDMVVIGINSVDRFSWQTGKLTAGRIAHACKAMDDTAARKARVLVVHHPLEHPNHTKKKPIPGAEIALEKLLSCGANLILSGHLHTWHAENFTVESGGTTAIQLHAGTSLSSRVRGEPNDFNLVKISDDQVCVDRLSFNEDKRVFETTEARTFNRASDHQISDEV
- a CDS encoding diacylglycerol kinase family protein gives rise to the protein MKPQRVIVILNKGSGRQDGTERKSRISDRFQHHDIPVSFVEFSPNGADLGEVAQSTAEANPEATIVASGGDGTISGVASGLAHVPNQMGIIPAGTFNYFARSLNLPETVDEAVDVIAKGVLRPTDIAKINGNAFLNNASIGAYAAILKTREGIYDRWGRSRVAAYWSVVKALATLRAPLRLTVTIDGKSFKHRTPLVFAISNAFQLNQMGLSGEDCIAKGGMVLLVAPDTNRWGLFKHAAALALGVAKRETDYQMHCGNEITLEMPHKSRPVARDGELSRMKGPFKLHMQREALQLIVPAEFNEAVR
- the mutT gene encoding 8-oxo-dGTP diphosphatase MutT; amino-acid sequence: MKVILVSAVALIDVDGRVLLAQRPPGKSMAGLWEFPGGKVEAGETPEAALIRELQEELGIDTWASCLAPLTFASHAYDDFHLLMPLFACRKWNGTPQAREGQTLKWVRANALKDYPMPPADIPLIPILRDWL
- the argJ gene encoding bifunctional glutamate N-acetyltransferase/amino-acid acetyltransferase ArgJ, which produces MGKITAVSPLAPDHFPDLPVIDGVRFATIAAGVRYQGRTDVMLAELAPGSTVAGAFTRSATRAAPVLDCQAKIGATSDTGAAILVNSGNANAFTGKGGVTAVEAITAAVADVCNIPQSRVFTSSTGVIGEPLPHDRITAVLADLKGALSDKGISDAAKAIMTTDTFPKGARAEVEIDGKTVSIAGIAKGSGMIAPDMATMLVYIFTDAVVSQPALQKMLSTHTDSTFNCITVDSDTSTSDSLILAATGASGVDASESDAFSEALHGVMLNLAHQVVQDGEGATKFVEIAVTGAATDDDAKTHGMAIANSPLIKTAIAGEDPNWGRVVMAVGKSGAAADRDRLSIRFGDIEVAKDGWRSPDYSEEAAAAHMKGQNITIGVDLGLGDGKATVWTCDLTHGYIEINADYRS